From Campylobacter upsaliensis, the proteins below share one genomic window:
- the tyrS gene encoding tyrosine--tRNA ligase, giving the protein MDIKEILAEVKRGCAEIIDEARIEDLIKNYYEKGENFYVKAGFDPTAPDLHLGHSVVLSKMAFLQKHGARVQFLIGDFTGQIGDPSGKNATRKKLSQEEVLKNAKTYESQVFKILDKNKTDIVFNSKWLNELGAAGIVELTSTFSVARMLEREDFTKRFREQSSISICEFLYPLLQGYDSVALKSDIEMGGTDQKFNLLMGRTLQRIYDVKKEQAIIMMPLLEGLDGVNKMSKSLNNYIGVTENAKDIYAKILSISDELMFRYYELLSKKSLKEIEMIKENIQNGSLHPKIVKENLALELVERFHSKELANEAKAEFDRVHSANALPSEIAEFELSGGSVWLAKALVECGLENSTSAARRAIVANSVSVNSQKIKDEQMQLELGEYILQIGKRKFARLKVKK; this is encoded by the coding sequence ATGGATATAAAAGAAATTTTAGCAGAAGTGAAAAGAGGCTGTGCGGAGATTATTGATGAAGCTAGAATTGAAGATTTGATTAAAAATTATTACGAAAAGGGTGAGAATTTTTATGTTAAGGCGGGGTTTGACCCAACAGCTCCTGATTTGCATTTGGGACATAGCGTGGTTTTAAGCAAAATGGCTTTTTTGCAAAAGCACGGCGCAAGGGTGCAGTTTTTAATCGGTGATTTTACGGGGCAAATAGGCGACCCAAGCGGTAAAAACGCTACGCGTAAAAAATTGAGTCAAGAGGAAGTGTTAAAAAACGCCAAAACTTATGAAAGTCAAGTTTTTAAAATTTTAGATAAAAACAAAACAGACATTGTTTTTAATTCTAAATGGCTCAATGAACTTGGTGCGGCTGGGATTGTGGAGCTAACTTCGACTTTTAGCGTGGCTAGAATGCTTGAAAGAGAGGACTTTACGAAGCGTTTTAGGGAGCAAAGCTCGATTAGCATTTGTGAGTTTTTATATCCCTTGTTGCAAGGTTATGATAGTGTAGCTTTAAAAAGTGATATAGAAATGGGTGGAACGGATCAAAAATTTAATCTTTTAATGGGTAGAACCTTACAAAGAATTTATGATGTAAAAAAAGAACAAGCCATCATTATGATGCCTCTTTTGGAGGGACTTGATGGGGTTAATAAAATGAGTAAGAGCCTCAATAATTACATCGGTGTAACCGAAAATGCTAAGGATATTTATGCTAAAATTTTAAGCATTAGCGATGAGCTTATGTTTAGATATTATGAATTATTAAGCAAAAAAAGTTTAAAAGAAATTGAAATGATTAAAGAAAATATTCAAAATGGCTCTTTGCATCCTAAAATTGTCAAGGAAAATTTAGCTTTAGAGCTTGTGGAGAGATTTCACTCTAAAGAGCTTGCAAATGAAGCAAAGGCTGAATTTGATAGAGTGCATAGTGCAAATGCCCTGCCAAGTGAGATAGCCGAATTTGAGCTAAGTGGTGGTAGTGTGTGGCTGGCTAAGGCTTTGGTTGAATGTGGTTTGGAAAATTCCACTTCAGCAGCGAGAAGAGCCATAGTGGCAAATAGCGTAAGCGTTAATTCTCAAAAAATCAAGGACGAGCAAATGCAACTAGAATTGGGTGAGTATATTTTACAAATAGGAAAAAGAAAATTTGCTAGATTAAAGGTTAAAAAATGA
- a CDS encoding RelA/SpoT family protein: MKALDEELFLEELIENTKNCKDLEGAKALLYSVCEKDAILEKAVECCIKYHEGQLRKSGEPYAVHPILVASLVAFLSENRATILAALLHDVIEDTVCTEEELREQFGTEVLRLVLGLTKIIEIREDNLISSKSKKSLTKSALTFRNMLLASIEDIGVLIVKLCDRLHNMLTLDALREDKQKRISEETLVVYAPIAHRLGISSIKNYLEDLSFRYLMPEEYQQIFNYINSNDQQMQLGLNEFISKIELLFLNNGFRQGTFEIQKRIKHSYSIYLKMQRKGVGIEEVLDLLGVRILVEKVSDCYLALGILHTNFNPLVSRFKDYIALPKQNGYQTIHTTIFDTKNIIEAQIRTFDMHKIAEFGVAAHWKYKEDGSVVAPKLDWISDISMQSANNLENAEDYNAIELYEYAKDSLYVEDVAVYSPKGEIFTLPRGATVLDFAYEVHTKVGLHAKTAYVNRIKVSLLTELKNGDIVRVVTSNDKFYRCSWIDSVKTGKAKASIREFCKQKMREIHYLSAINILCFVFNERKEKILSWIEKENLMRHIRKVAKDSIYFKDAVNGLKKYGKKSYWFDKYEIKEQKIGNFLFYSNHKIASVEFDICCHPKRGDEVMAFVEAGNVVVHHKLCDRADKMLENKDMVFIAWDSHMPKSYKMLLTLENKKGILAEFLSLLAKMQINLLTINLSSNLNSSVDYFEMLIEIPDNINPDRVKDRLKDNCKLLDFTSLDDAYKEG, translated from the coding sequence TTGAAAGCACTCGATGAGGAATTATTTCTTGAAGAATTAATCGAAAATACAAAAAATTGCAAAGATTTAGAAGGTGCTAAAGCACTTTTATATAGTGTTTGTGAAAAAGATGCGATTTTAGAAAAAGCGGTTGAGTGTTGCATTAAATATCACGAAGGACAACTTAGAAAAAGTGGTGAGCCTTATGCTGTGCATCCTATTTTAGTGGCTAGTTTGGTCGCTTTTTTGAGTGAAAATAGGGCTACGATTTTAGCTGCCTTACTTCACGATGTGATAGAAGATACCGTTTGCACGGAGGAAGAGTTAAGGGAGCAATTTGGCACAGAGGTTTTAAGGCTTGTTTTAGGACTAACTAAAATCATAGAAATAAGAGAGGATAATCTTATTTCTTCTAAGTCTAAAAAATCCCTCACCAAATCCGCCCTTACTTTTCGCAATATGCTTTTAGCAAGTATCGAGGATATAGGCGTTTTAATCGTTAAGCTTTGCGATAGACTGCATAATATGCTCACCCTTGATGCTTTAAGGGAGGATAAGCAAAAACGCATTAGTGAGGAGACCCTAGTCGTTTATGCGCCCATAGCACATAGGCTTGGAATTTCTAGCATTAAAAATTATTTGGAGGATTTGAGCTTTCGCTATTTAATGCCAGAAGAATATCAGCAAATTTTTAATTACATCAATTCTAACGACCAGCAAATGCAACTTGGGCTTAATGAATTTATCTCTAAAATCGAGCTTTTATTTTTAAACAATGGCTTTAGACAAGGCACTTTTGAAATTCAAAAACGCATTAAGCATAGCTATTCTATTTATCTTAAAATGCAAAGAAAAGGCGTTGGTATTGAAGAGGTTCTTGACTTACTTGGGGTAAGAATTTTAGTGGAAAAAGTGAGCGATTGCTATCTTGCACTTGGAATTTTACATACAAATTTCAATCCTCTGGTTTCGCGTTTTAAAGATTATATTGCTTTGCCTAAGCAAAATGGCTACCAGACCATACATACAACTATTTTTGACACAAAAAATATCATTGAGGCACAAATTCGCACCTTTGATATGCACAAAATCGCCGAATTTGGCGTAGCTGCACATTGGAAATATAAAGAAGATGGCAGTGTGGTCGCACCGAAGTTAGATTGGATTAGCGATATTTCTATGCAAAGTGCAAATAACTTAGAAAACGCCGAAGATTATAATGCCATCGAGCTTTATGAGTATGCTAAAGATAGCTTGTATGTTGAAGATGTGGCTGTTTATTCTCCTAAAGGAGAAATTTTTACCCTGCCGCGTGGTGCTACTGTGCTTGATTTTGCCTATGAAGTACATACTAAGGTAGGGCTTCACGCTAAGACAGCTTATGTTAATCGTATTAAAGTTTCACTTTTAACGGAGCTTAAAAATGGCGATATTGTGCGTGTGGTTACAAGTAATGATAAATTTTATCGTTGTTCTTGGATAGATAGTGTTAAAACGGGTAAGGCTAAAGCGAGCATTAGAGAATTTTGTAAGCAAAAAATGCGAGAAATTCATTATCTTAGTGCGATTAATATCCTTTGTTTTGTTTTTAATGAAAGAAAAGAAAAAATCCTTTCTTGGATAGAAAAAGAAAATTTAATGCGTCATATTCGTAAAGTTGCTAAGGATAGCATTTATTTTAAGGATGCTGTGAATGGGCTGAAAAAATATGGTAAAAAATCGTATTGGTTTGATAAATATGAAATTAAAGAGCAAAAAATAGGGAATTTTTTATTTTATTCTAATCATAAAATTGCGAGTGTAGAATTTGACATTTGCTGCCATCCAAAAAGGGGCGATGAGGTTATGGCTTTTGTGGAGGCTGGTAATGTAGTCGTGCATCATAAGCTTTGCGATAGGGCGGATAAGATGTTGGAAAATAAAGATATGGTTTTCATCGCTTGGGATTCTCATATGCCAAAATCTTACAAAATGCTTCTTACTTTGGAAAATAAAAAGGGAATTTTGGCTGAATTTTTATCTTTACTTGCTAAAATGCAGATAAATTTATTAACAATTAATTTATCAAGCAATTTAAATTCTTCGGTAGATTATTTTGAAATGCTTATAGAAATTCCTGATAATATCAATCCGGATCGAGTCAAAGACAGGTTGAAGGATAATTGTAAGCTTTTAGATTTTACTTCGCTTGATGATGCGTATAAAGAGGGTTAA
- a CDS encoding DNA-directed RNA polymerase subunit omega has translation MQRIEEVTAKALEKMGNDRYRLALVVAQRAEQLANGAVPLVSLDKNKIKFADIALFEIAEDKIALEGFIESTR, from the coding sequence ATGCAAAGAATAGAAGAAGTTACAGCAAAAGCTTTAGAAAAAATGGGCAACGACCGCTACCGCCTTGCCTTGGTTGTGGCACAAAGAGCCGAGCAGTTAGCAAATGGAGCAGTTCCCCTAGTCAGCCTTGATAAAAATAAAATCAAATTTGCCGACATAGCACTTTTTGAGATAGCGGAAGATAAAATTGCTTTAGAGGGTTTCATTGAAAGCACTCGATGA
- the pyrH gene encoding UMP kinase — MQSRERVLVKFSGEALAGETGFGIEDSILKFIACEIKELILNDIEVGIVIGGGNIMRGALAAKGGLIKRTSGDHMGMLATVINAIAIQEALESYGLDVRVQSAIQMEAFCETYIMRRAQRHLEKGRVVIFAAGTGNPYFTTDTTAILRAVEIDAQMVIKATKVNGVYDKDPKKYDDAVFLSTLSYDDAMKDSIKVMDDTAIALAKDNALPIVVCNMFESGNLLKIIRGDTSLCSIVKN, encoded by the coding sequence ATGCAAAGTAGGGAGAGAGTTTTAGTTAAATTTTCTGGTGAGGCTTTGGCTGGAGAAACGGGCTTTGGGATTGAGGACTCTATCCTTAAATTCATTGCTTGCGAGATTAAAGAATTAATTTTAAACGATATAGAAGTTGGCATAGTTATAGGCGGGGGAAACATTATGCGAGGGGCTTTGGCGGCTAAGGGAGGACTTATAAAACGAACAAGTGGCGATCATATGGGTATGCTTGCTACGGTGATTAATGCTATTGCTATTCAAGAAGCACTTGAGAGTTATGGGCTTGATGTAAGGGTGCAAAGTGCCATACAAATGGAAGCTTTTTGTGAAACTTATATTATGCGAAGGGCGCAAAGGCATTTAGAAAAGGGGCGTGTGGTTATTTTTGCTGCTGGCACGGGTAATCCTTATTTTACCACAGATACTACGGCGATTTTAAGAGCGGTAGAGATTGATGCGCAAATGGTCATTAAGGCGACTAAGGTCAATGGTGTTTATGATAAAGATCCTAAAAAATATGACGATGCGGTGTTTTTAAGCACACTAAGCTATGATGATGCGATGAAAGATAGTATTAAGGTTATGGATGATACAGCCATAGCTTTAGCTAAGGACAATGCTCTACCTATCGTAGTTTGTAATATGTTTGAGAGTGGAAATTTGCTTAAAATCATACGGGGCGATACGAGCCTTTGCTCGATTGTGAAAAATTAA
- a CDS encoding murein hydrolase activator EnvC family protein: MRKLFLFSLFSLLLFANGIAEKTKDLKENERIQQQLSKKLEDLAQDILSGEKNLKNLSEQINILSSQTSKLEANIKVQNKELSTLNNQNKELLRIKSLMESKLISLMAKDFAYDLPIPEGYIEGEESFMAFELLGSLDKVLSEEISKLSKDYEGVNLLIENKQKQIEQIRLNLKNYNEQLKELQSLKNRQIREINQQKTDRQIYAKKLDNLKAQQEELRATLDELKIIDKKEQVKKQKEETSKLANNNQKIRQIGSSYQGSSVKRYTGKKTIAPLDSFTIKQKFGNYVDPIYNIKIFNENVVLRSKKADATVKSVLDGRVVFAKNTTMLQRVVIIEHNDGIHTIYAHLDKIAPNIKVGKRVKKGAVVGRIKDDLTFEVTQKNFHINPLELISLN; the protein is encoded by the coding sequence ATGAGGAAATTATTCCTTTTTTCTTTGTTTTCTCTTCTGCTTTTTGCAAATGGTATAGCTGAAAAAACGAAAGATTTAAAGGAAAATGAACGCATACAACAACAGCTTAGTAAAAAGCTTGAAGATTTAGCACAAGATATTTTAAGTGGAGAGAAAAATCTTAAAAATTTAAGTGAGCAAATTAACATCCTTTCTTCTCAAACAAGCAAATTGGAAGCCAATATTAAGGTTCAAAATAAAGAACTTAGCACTTTAAATAATCAAAATAAAGAACTTTTGAGAATTAAATCTTTAATGGAAAGCAAACTTATAAGTTTAATGGCTAAAGATTTTGCTTATGATTTGCCTATACCTGAGGGTTATATTGAAGGAGAGGAAAGCTTTATGGCTTTTGAGCTTTTAGGAAGCTTGGATAAGGTATTAAGCGAAGAAATTTCAAAGCTTTCTAAGGACTATGAGGGTGTGAATTTATTAATAGAAAATAAGCAAAAGCAAATTGAGCAAATTAGACTTAATCTTAAAAATTATAATGAACAATTAAAAGAACTTCAAAGCCTTAAAAATAGACAGATAAGAGAAATTAATCAGCAAAAAACAGACCGACAAATTTACGCAAAAAAACTTGATAATTTAAAGGCACAGCAAGAAGAATTAAGAGCGACTCTAGATGAGCTTAAAATCATTGATAAAAAAGAGCAAGTCAAAAAACAAAAAGAAGAAACCAGCAAGCTTGCTAATAATAATCAAAAAATAAGGCAAATCGGCTCAAGCTATCAGGGAAGCTCCGTGAAGCGATATACGGGGAAAAAGACCATAGCGCCACTTGACTCTTTTACCATTAAGCAAAAATTTGGTAATTATGTTGATCCTATTTATAATATTAAAATTTTTAATGAAAATGTCGTTTTAAGAAGTAAAAAAGCCGATGCGACCGTTAAAAGTGTGTTAGATGGTAGGGTTGTTTTTGCAAAAAATACCACTATGCTTCAAAGAGTTGTTATTATCGAGCATAATGATGGAATTCATACCATTTATGCGCATTTGGATAAAATCGCTCCTAATATTAAAGTGGGAAAGAGGGTTAAAAAAGGTGCTGTTGTGGGTAGAATTAAAGATGATTTGACTTTTGAGGTAACGCAAAAGAATTTTCATATTAATCCTTTGGAATTGATTAGCTTAAATTAG
- a CDS encoding FtsX-like permease family protein — protein sequence MKFFRTHLSLILPLLFMMFAFEFILFSNATLKHYEKIVNKDYNIIVTSSVSLDENTLKTKLNSFVSFELLDPKNLIERLKNDISDKNLKLLRDSLPKFYSIKLDYLPTQSELNEMENQLLSIKGISKVETFAKTHNKVYSLLVLMKFIFWFFLFIIILLSFILFLKQMRIWLYEHTQRVEIMCLFGAPFWFRSFMLYRIVIVDCLIAFIILLVFFTQIYHFSLIQESLRAVDISLPEINFALHLSLIFLGTLSVCLLCVNFVMFKVKK from the coding sequence ATGAAATTTTTTAGAACACATTTATCTTTGATTTTGCCCTTGCTTTTTATGATGTTTGCTTTTGAGTTTATTTTGTTTTCTAACGCAACGCTAAAGCATTATGAAAAAATTGTCAATAAGGACTATAATATCATCGTTACAAGTAGTGTAAGTCTTGATGAAAATACACTTAAAACAAAGCTTAATAGCTTTGTTTCTTTTGAGCTTTTAGATCCTAAAAATTTGATCGAAAGGCTTAAAAATGACATTTCAGATAAGAATTTAAAACTTTTACGCGATTCTTTGCCGAAATTTTATAGCATTAAGCTTGATTATTTGCCAACTCAAAGTGAATTAAACGAGATGGAAAATCAGCTTTTAAGCATCAAGGGCATTAGTAAGGTCGAAACCTTCGCTAAAACGCATAATAAGGTCTATTCTCTTCTTGTTTTAATGAAATTTATTTTCTGGTTTTTTCTTTTCATCATTATTTTGCTAAGTTTCATACTTTTCTTAAAGCAAATGCGAATTTGGCTTTATGAGCATACACAAAGGGTCGAGATAATGTGTCTTTTTGGCGCACCTTTTTGGTTTCGCTCCTTTATGCTTTATAGGATTGTAATTGTGGATTGTTTGATTGCTTTTATTATTTTGCTTGTCTTTTTTACACAAATTTATCACTTTTCTTTGATACAAGAAAGCTTAAGGGCTGTGGATATTAGTTTGCCTGAGATTAATTTCGCCTTGCATTTAAGCTTGATTTTCTTAGGCACTTTGTCTGTTTGTTTGCTTTGTGTGAATTTTGTGATGTTTAAGGTTAAAAAATGA
- a CDS encoding cell division ATP-binding protein FtsE: MANLIEAKKLSLGYDELVLKEVSFAFKNDDFIFITGKSGSGKSTLLKSFYGDLELLSGQLEVCGASMRKIGNLELLKLRQRIGIIFQDYKLIQEYSIEKNVMLPLMIKGYSKKICQEQAAKLLKHVNLTFKADKKPDQLSGGEQQRVAMARALAHNPKLLLCDEPTGNLDEYSSDIIWTLLKSARELLGTCVVVVTHRIPSNLRLNYRRFNIENGKMNEIF; this comes from the coding sequence ATGGCAAATCTTATAGAGGCAAAAAAGCTTTCTTTGGGTTATGATGAGTTGGTATTAAAAGAAGTGAGCTTTGCTTTTAAAAATGATGATTTCATTTTTATCACGGGCAAGAGCGGAAGTGGTAAAAGCACACTTTTAAAGTCTTTTTATGGAGATTTAGAATTGCTTTCAGGACAGCTTGAAGTGTGTGGAGCAAGTATGAGAAAAATAGGAAATTTAGAACTTTTAAAGCTGCGTCAAAGGATAGGAATTATCTTTCAAGATTATAAGCTCATACAAGAATATAGCATAGAAAAAAATGTAATGCTTCCCTTAATGATTAAGGGCTATTCTAAAAAAATTTGCCAAGAGCAAGCAGCTAAGCTTTTAAAGCATGTGAATTTGACCTTCAAAGCTGATAAAAAGCCCGATCAGCTTTCAGGTGGTGAGCAGCAAAGAGTGGCTATGGCAAGAGCTTTAGCGCATAATCCAAAGCTCTTACTTTGTGATGAGCCAACGGGGAATTTGGACGAGTATTCTTCTGATATTATTTGGACGCTTTTAAAGTCCGCTCGTGAGCTTTTAGGCACTTGCGTTGTGGTTGTAACGCATAGAATTCCTAGTAATTTAAGACTAAATTACAGAAGATTTAATATAGAAAATGGAAAAATGAATGAAATTTTTTAG
- the trmB gene encoding tRNA (guanosine(46)-N7)-methyltransferase TrmB, whose amino-acid sequence MPNFKTKSIKKLTLPFEKDGVSFLFKAENASVTLIFIQLLEQSFFLQIKKEKNAFIIKADKHSKPSKIGYLQKALKVFKENFCEGILNEAFGLKNNALVEQTPLIARDLEELSIRLEKEEKIYIEIGFGSGRHLLFKAKQNPQILMLGVEIYTPALTQVAKLAKAQNLNNVLLIQSDARLLLSILKTKSIEKIFLHFPVPWEDKPHRRVISEAFCKECARVLRGEFELRTDSYAYFDFALKEFLIFSKPQFLLKKNEKLEISSKYEDRWKKQKKDIYDLIVWGLDMPEENQNEEKLDLTNLHLNASQMRTFWEQFEKKSIRGEDYFLSFRNLYESEKGFILKCAFGAFNAPSHAYILFGKKTEFLFKNPLKTQENLKALGELKCKIEQFS is encoded by the coding sequence ATGCCAAATTTTAAAACCAAAAGTATAAAGAAGCTTACTCTACCTTTTGAAAAAGACGGAGTAAGCTTTCTTTTTAAGGCGGAAAATGCGAGCGTTACGCTGATTTTTATACAGCTTTTAGAGCAAAGCTTTTTTTTGCAAATTAAAAAAGAAAAAAACGCTTTTATTATCAAAGCAGATAAACACTCTAAACCTTCTAAAATAGGCTATTTACAAAAAGCTTTGAAGGTCTTTAAGGAGAATTTTTGCGAGGGAATTTTAAATGAGGCTTTTGGCTTAAAAAATAATGCCTTAGTGGAGCAAACTCCCTTAATCGCTAGAGATTTGGAAGAGCTTTCAATAAGACTCGAAAAAGAAGAAAAAATTTATATAGAAATCGGTTTTGGTTCGGGCAGACATTTGCTCTTTAAGGCGAAGCAAAATCCTCAAATTTTAATGCTTGGAGTAGAAATTTACACTCCAGCTCTCACTCAAGTGGCAAAATTAGCTAAGGCACAAAATTTAAATAATGTCCTTTTAATCCAAAGTGATGCGAGACTTTTATTAAGTATTTTAAAGACTAAATCCATTGAAAAAATTTTCTTACATTTTCCCGTGCCTTGGGAAGATAAGCCACACAGAAGGGTTATAAGTGAGGCGTTTTGCAAGGAGTGTGCGAGGGTTTTAAGGGGAGAATTTGAGCTTAGGACAGATAGTTATGCGTATTTTGATTTTGCCTTAAAGGAATTTTTGATTTTTTCTAAGCCGCAGTTTTTGCTGAAAAAAAATGAGAAATTGGAAATTTCAAGCAAATATGAAGATAGATGGAAAAAGCAGAAAAAAGACATTTATGATTTAATCGTTTGGGGACTTGATATGCCGGAAGAAAATCAAAACGAAGAAAAGCTTGATTTGACAAATTTGCATTTAAATGCAAGTCAAATGAGAACTTTTTGGGAGCAGTTTGAAAAGAAAAGTATAAGAGGGGAAGATTATTTTTTAAGCTTTAGAAATCTTTATGAGAGTGAAAAGGGTTTTATTTTAAAATGTGCTTTTGGAGCTTTTAATGCCCCATCACACGCTTATATTTTATTTGGCAAAAAGACAGAATTTCTTTTTAAAAATCCTTTAAAAACACAAGAAAATTTAAAAGCATTAGGAGAATTAAAGTGCAAAATTGAACAATTTTCTTAA
- a CDS encoding fibronectin type III domain-containing protein, translating into MRRFHLSICLASLTLLFSACSVAELTTPKQTQLNESLPKVQSLKSISDLSNVAFEWEPLYGENIQGFYLYRSSEKEPQMKLVATIKDKFQTHYVDTKLESGTKYQYMMKTFNEQGHFSEEGQIIEIATQPRPEPLAFVQAITNLPERIKLIWRPHTDLRVNAYIIEKKKVEDKKFAKIGEVKNRLSAEFIDEVKANENFLYRVSALTFDGVQSEPSEVLNSTSKALPPEITHLSASNDLNGKIMLSWDSPVYEDFSYFKIYATSSSFLPFTLLAKTDKNSYEDIVQGAGESKQYKITMVDKDGLESPMPKKGVEGKTLGLPASPSIILAQITSEGIVLEWADNDNRAVEYEVKRYGGEQNAVFKGIKEKRLRDIKALAGVEYSYEVIAIDELGQRSAPSSKVKAAQ; encoded by the coding sequence ATGAGACGATTTCACTTGAGCATTTGCTTGGCGAGTTTAACTCTTTTATTTAGTGCTTGTAGTGTGGCTGAACTTACCACGCCTAAGCAAACGCAGTTAAATGAGAGTTTGCCAAAAGTGCAAAGTCTTAAAAGTATAAGCGATCTTAGTAATGTCGCTTTTGAGTGGGAGCCTTTGTATGGTGAGAATATACAAGGCTTTTATCTTTACCGCTCAAGCGAAAAAGAGCCGCAAATGAAGCTTGTAGCGACTATTAAGGACAAATTTCAAACACATTATGTTGATACAAAATTAGAAAGTGGCACAAAATATCAATATATGATGAAAACTTTTAATGAGCAAGGACATTTTTCAGAAGAAGGACAGATAATAGAAATTGCAACCCAGCCTCGCCCAGAGCCTTTAGCTTTTGTGCAAGCGATTACAAATTTACCTGAACGCATTAAGCTTATTTGGCGTCCGCATACGGATTTAAGGGTTAATGCCTATATTATTGAAAAAAAGAAAGTGGAGGATAAAAAATTTGCAAAAATAGGCGAAGTGAAAAACCGCTTGAGTGCTGAATTTATCGATGAGGTTAAGGCAAATGAAAATTTTTTATATAGAGTAAGTGCTTTGACCTTTGATGGGGTTCAAAGTGAGCCTAGCGAAGTGTTAAATTCAACTAGTAAAGCTTTGCCGCCTGAAATAACGCATTTAAGTGCAAGTAATGATCTTAATGGAAAGATTATGCTAAGCTGGGATTCGCCTGTGTATGAGGATTTTTCTTATTTTAAAATTTATGCGACAAGCTCGAGCTTTTTACCTTTTACGCTTTTAGCAAAAACAGATAAAAACAGCTATGAAGATATAGTGCAAGGTGCTGGAGAAAGTAAGCAATATAAAATCACTATGGTCGATAAAGACGGCTTGGAAAGTCCTATGCCTAAAAAGGGTGTCGAGGGTAAGACTTTGGGTCTTCCTGCTAGTCCTAGCATTATTTTAGCACAAATCACAAGCGAAGGCATTGTGCTAGAGTGGGCGGATAATGATAATAGAGCCGTAGAATATGAAGTCAAGCGTTATGGTGGGGAGCAAAACGCTGTTTTTAAAGGAATTAAAGAAAAAAGACTAAGAGATATTAAAGCTTTAGCGGGAGTAGAGTATAGTTATGAAGTGATTGCTATTGATGAGCTTGGGCAACGCTCAGCACCCTCATCTAAGGTCAAAGCAGCACAATAA
- a CDS encoding RluA family pseudouridine synthase, which produces MQTFLVDEEARLDVKLAKILNQSRSQVSLLIENNAVLINDKIQNKNSFKLKNGDIITLKTLPQKELKTQYEVNFEVDVLFEDEDVLVLNKPQNLVVHGASSVKEATLIDWLLAKKYALSNLAGELRAGLVHRLDKETSGAIIIAKNNFSHQRLSEQLQDKSLGRIYLALIDLPLKEDKIIINKALTRSTQNRIKKIAIERENYSPKIKAKEAKSAFINLALAKDINLIAAKLFSGRTHQIRAHLASINRHILGDTLYGYKGNEICRVMLHAYFVYFKHPRTKELVFVKAPLMEDFKEILEKKLLIGEDDETISLEHLLGEFNSFI; this is translated from the coding sequence ATGCAGACTTTTTTAGTTGATGAAGAGGCAAGATTAGATGTCAAACTTGCTAAAATTCTTAATCAAAGTCGTTCGCAAGTTAGCTTACTGATAGAAAATAATGCCGTTTTAATCAATGATAAAATTCAAAATAAAAATTCCTTCAAGCTTAAAAACGGCGACATTATCACGCTTAAAACCCTGCCGCAAAAAGAACTTAAAACGCAATATGAAGTAAATTTTGAGGTTGATGTTCTTTTTGAAGATGAAGATGTGCTTGTTTTAAATAAGCCACAAAATTTGGTTGTTCACGGTGCAAGTAGCGTGAAGGAGGCGACTTTAATCGATTGGTTACTTGCGAAAAAATATGCCCTTTCAAATTTGGCAGGAGAGCTTCGCGCTGGGCTTGTGCATAGGCTAGATAAAGAAACAAGTGGGGCGATTATTATTGCGAAAAATAATTTTTCTCATCAAAGATTAAGTGAGCAATTGCAAGATAAAAGCTTGGGTCGAATTTACCTTGCGTTAATTGACTTGCCACTAAAAGAGGATAAAATAATCATCAATAAAGCCTTAACAAGAAGTACGCAAAATCGTATTAAAAAAATTGCGATTGAGAGAGAAAATTATAGTCCAAAAATTAAGGCAAAAGAGGCTAAAAGTGCTTTTATAAATTTGGCACTTGCTAAAGATATCAATTTAATCGCAGCAAAGCTTTTTAGCGGGAGAACGCATCAAATAAGGGCGCATTTAGCAAGTATCAACCGCCATATTTTAGGCGATACGCTTTATGGTTATAAGGGAAATGAAATTTGCAGAGTGATGTTACATGCGTATTTTGTGTATTTTAAACACCCAAGAACAAAGGAGCTAGTTTTTGTTAAAGCGCCTTTAATGGAAGATTTTAAAGAAATTTTAGAAAAAAAACTTTTAATAGGAGAAGATGATGAGACGATTTCACTTGAGCATTTGCTTGGCGAGTTTAACTCTTTTATTTAG